The Panicum hallii strain FIL2 chromosome 9, PHallii_v3.1, whole genome shotgun sequence genome has a window encoding:
- the LOC112877325 gene encoding phosphoserine aminotransferase 1, chloroplastic-like, producing MAAAAAATSTAHSLLLQRPAAPRAPAATASSLRLPARSAKISCTAVAAPSASSPVTGAGDRGVYNFAAGPATLPLNVLKRAQAELVDYHGSGMSIMEMSHRGKEFDAAIKKAEADLRALLAVPDTHAVLFLQGGATTQFAAVPLNLCAGPSDPADFVVSGSWSDKAFKEAKKFSAASVAWSGKDGKYTALPPFDDIKQNPEARFLHICSNETIHGVEFKDYPEPRNKSGILVADMSSNFCSKPVDVSRFGVIYAGAQKNVGPSGVTIAIVRKDLIGNAQPITPVMLDFKTHADNASLYNTPPCFAIYICGLVFEDLLAQGGLAEVEKKNAYKAGILYDTIDASGGYYICPVEKSVRSLMNVPFTLAKGPDFEKQFIAEAAKEGMVQLKGHRSVGGVRASIYNAMPLAGVEKLVAFMKDFQARNP from the coding sequence atggccgccgccgccgccgccacgtccACTGCTCACTCACTCCTCCTCcagcgccccgccgcgccgagggcgcccgccgccaccgcctcctccctgCGCCTCCCGGCGCGCTCCGCCAAGATCTCTTgcacggcggtggcggcgccgtcCGCGTCCTCCCCCGTCACGGGCGCCGGGGACCGGGGCGTCTACAACTTCGCGGCGGGCCCGGCGACGCTCCCGCTCAACGTCCTCAAGCGGGCGCAGGCGGAGCTCGTCGACTACCACGGCTCCGGGATGAGCATCATGGAGATGAGCCACCGCGGGAAGGAGTTCGACGCCGCCATCAAGAAGGCCGAGGCCGACCTGCGCGCGCTCCTCGCGGTGCCCGACACCCACGCCGTGCTCTTCCTCCAGGGCGGCGCCACCACGCAGTTCGCCGCCGTGCCGCTCAACCTCTGCGCCGGCCCCTCCGACCCCGCCGACTTCGTCGTCTCGGGGTCCTGGAGCGACAAGGCCTTCAAGGAGGCCAAGAAGTTCTCCGCCGCCTCCGTCGCCTGGTCCGGCAAGGACGGCAAGTACACCGCCCTCCCGCCCTTCGACGACATCAAGCAGAACCCGGAGGCCAGGTTCCTCCACATCTGCTCCAACGAGACCATCCACGGCGTCGAGTTCAAGGACTACCCGGAGCCCCGGAACAAGTCCGGCATCCTCGTCGCCGACATGTCCTCCAACTTCTGCTCCAAGCCCGTCGACGTCTCCCGCTTCGGCGTCATCTACGCCGGCGCGCAGAAGAACGTCGGCCCCTCGGGGGTCACCATCGCCATCGTGCGCAAGGACCTCATCGGCAACGCGCAGCCCATCACACCGGTCATGCTTGACTTCAAGACGCACGCCGACAACGCCTCGCTCTACAACACCCCGCCCTGCTTCGCCATCTACATCTGTGGCCTCGTCTTCGAGGACTTGCTCGCGCAGGGCGGCCTTGCGGAGGTCGAGAAGAAGAACGCCTACAAGGCTGGCATCCTGTACGACACTATTGACGCCAGCGGCGGGTACTACATCTGCCCCGTGGAGAAGTCAGTGCGGTCGCTGATGAACGTGCCCTTCACTCTGGCCAAGGGGCCGGACTTTGAGAAGCAATTCATCGCTGAGGCGGCCAAGGAGGGCATGGTGCAGCTCAAGGGGCACAGGTCAGTTGGTGGAGTGCGCGCATCCATCTACAATGCCATGCCGCTTGCCGGCGTGGAGAAGCTTGTCGCGTTCATGAAGGATTTCCAAGCTAGGAACCCTTGA
- the LOC112877320 gene encoding protein RRP6-like 1 isoform X3: MDLPDSVRGKEEAAPGREAGDPEEAGNEFQLVTLGKKKKRASGQEGGSAGSGAVLGAGSVRALTKDKGAAPGTKPKVPFHDPSIPRPQDVYKIIVDNYKPFEHVWLERSEDGSRPVHPLEKLPVEQFVDRNVPESEPVKPADLEDTPFTLVEDHKGLMELAKKLKSVTEFAVDLEHNQYRSFQGLTCLMQISTRTEDFIVDTLKLRIYIGLYLQEPFKDPTKRKVMHGADRDIMWLQRDFHIYVCNLFDTGQASRVLQMERNSLEHLLLHFCGVTAKKEYQNADWRSRPLPEEMIKYAREDTHYLLYIYDLMKQRLQRESTPENDLLLEVHKRSNEICLQFYEKELLTDTSYLHIYGLQEHELNAKQLAVVAALHEWRDRIARQEDESTGYVLPNKALIEIAKQMPTDTVHLKRIVKSKYPFVESSLDEIVYTVWNALEYSYAFEGIAEELKKERLEQLALKSVQASDETTILDAVSDRSNTDPADQSSVAPSSTANVNVASGSGAGFMKETALIGSIRLEDNTRTISSTKIFETLSGLTRPINKDVLSNNRYQQAQAAQELKRPTLGALGNSAPGRQTENFGGFSKEQGGSNVENFRSSVLPYQQFSGGAKHSAAIGPTESFYPNTGMQSDNAWIQSTQMNEAMQLGNATYYTQLPGYSTEVVGSHYEPEGMQMSSYLSGFEPAFQSVSQSTGTGLPPGRNKEGNFQNPMRRQSYPPSGNRYDRPYQ, encoded by the exons ATGGACCTGCCCGATAGcgtgaggggaaaagaggaggcggcgccgggccgCGAGGCTGGCGACCCCGAGGAGGCGGGGAACGAGTTCCAGCTCGTGACGCttggcaagaagaagaagagggccAGCGGCCAGGAGGGTGGGAGTGCTGGCTCCGGCGCCGTCCTCGGTGCCGGGTCGGTGCGGGCGTTGACCAAGGACAAGGGAGCCGCGCCGGGGACGAAGCCGAAGGTGCCTTTCCATGATCCAAGCATTCCCCGGCCGCAGGATGTGTACAAAATCATAGTGGATAACTACAAACCGTTCGAGCATGTCTGGCTAGAGCGCAGCGAGGATGGCTCCCGACCTGTTCACCCGCTG GAAAAACTGCCTGTTGAACAGTTCGTCGACAGAAATGTTCCTGAGTCTGAACCAGTGAAGCCAGCTGATTTAGAGGATACACCATTTACGCTGGTTGAAGATCACAAAGGCTTGATGGAATTAGCTAAAAAGCTGAAGAGTGTAACTGAATTTGCT gTAGATTTGGAGCACAATCAATATAGGTCCTTTCAGGGTTTGACCTGCTTGATGCAGATTTCAACCAGAACAGAAGACTTCATTGTGGACACTCTTAAGCTTCGCATATACATCGGTCTCTACTTGCAAGAACCCTTTAAAGATCCAACCAAGAGAAAG GTAATGCATGGTGCGGATCGTGATATAATGTGGCTCCAACGGGATTTCCACATCTATGTATGCAATCTATTTGACACAGGACAG GCTTCTAGGGTCTTACAGATGGAGAGAAACAGCCTAGAGCACCTATTGCTTCACTTTTGTGGAGTGACAGCAAAGAAGGA ATATCAAAATGCAGACTGGAGGTCGAGGCCACTTCCTGAAGAAATGATCAA GTATGCTAGAGAAGATACACACTATCTGCTGTACATATATGACTTAATGAAACAGAGACTACAAAGGGAGTCGACACCTGAAAATGATCTTCTTCTAGAG GTTCATAAGCGCAGTAATGAAATTTGCTTACAGTTCTATGAAAAGGAGCTGCTGACTGATACATCCTATCTCCATATATATGG GTTGCAGGAACATGAGCTGAATGCAAAACAGCTGGCTGTTGTTGCT GCTCTACATGAGTGGAGAGATCGTATAGCTCGTCAAGAAGATGAGAGCACTGGTTATGTATTGCCAAATAAGGCTTTAATTGAGATAG CAAAGCAGATGCCTACAGATACTGTGCATTTAAAAAGAATAGTAAAATCAAAATATCCATTTGTTGAGAGCAGTCTCGACGAAATTGTATACACCGTCTGGAATGCGCTTGAATATTCTTACGCCTTTGAAGGAATAGCTGAGGAACTAAAGAAGGAACGGTTGGAACAG TTGGCATTGAAAAGTGTTCAGGCCAGTGATGAAACGACTATTCTGGATGCTGTGAGTGATAGGAGTAATACTGATCCAGCCGATCAGTCTTCTGTGGCTCCTTCATCAACTGCAAATGTCAATGTTGCTTCTGGCAGTGGGGCTGGTTTTATGAAGGAAACAGCTTTGATCGGCAGCATCCGCCTAGAGGACAATACTCGGACCATATCATCAACTAAGATTTTCGAGACCTTGTCAGGCCTGACCAGACCAATTAATAAGGATGTCCTGAGCAATAATAGATATCAGCAG GCTCAGGCTGCTCAAGAACTGAAGAGACCCACTTTAGGAGCTTTAGGAAATTCAGCACCTGGAAGACAGACAGAAAATTTTGGAGGGTTTTCAAAGGAGCAG GGTGGGAGCAATGTGGAGAACTTTAGATCTTCTGTGCTTCCTTACCAGCAGTTTTCTGGTGGGGCGAAACATTCAGCTGCTATTGGCCCCACGGAATCATTTTATCCAAATACTGGAATGCAGAGTGATAATGCTTGGATTCAATCAACTCAGATGAATGAAGCGATGCAGCTGGGCAACGCGACTTACTACACACAGCTTCCGGGATATAGCACCGAAGTTGTAGGGAGCCATTATGAACCTGAAGGCATGCAGATGTCCAGCTACCTGTCAGGTTTTGAGCCCGCCTTTCAATCAGTAAGCCAAAGTACAGGAACAGGATTACCTCCTGGTAGAAATAAGGAAGGAAATTTCCAGAATCCGATGAGACGGCAATCTTACCCGCCTTCGGGTAACAGATATGATAGACCATACCAGTAG
- the LOC112877320 gene encoding protein RRP6-like 1 isoform X4 produces MDLPDSVRGKEEAAPGREAGDPEEAGNEFQLVTLGKKKKRASGQEGGSAGSGAVLGAGSVRALTKDKGAAPGTKPKVPFHDPSIPRPQDVYKIIVDNYKPFEHVWLERSEDGSRPVHPLEKLPVEQFVDRNVPESEPVKPADLEDTPFTLVEDHKGLMELAKKLKSVTEFAVDLEHNQYRSFQGLTCLMQISTRTEDFIVDTLKLRIYIGLYLQEPFKDPTKRKVMHGADRDIMWLQRDFHIYVCNLFDTGQASRVLQMERNSLEHLLLHFCGVTAKKEYQNADWRSRPLPEEMIKYAREDTHYLLYIYDLMKQRLQRESTPENDLLLEVHKRSNEICLQFYEKELLTDTSYLHIYGLQEHELNAKQLAVVAALHEWRDRIARQEDESTGYVLPNKALIEIAKQMPTDTVHLKRIVKSKYPFVESSLDEIVYTVWNALEYSYAFEGIAEELKKERLEQLALKSVQASDETTILDAVSDRSNTDPADQSSVAPSSTANVNVASGSGAGFMKETALIGSIRLEDNTRTISSTKIFETLSGLTRPINKDVLSNNRYQQAAQELKRPTLGALGNSAPGRQTENFGGFSKEQGGSNVENFRSSVLPYQQFSGGAKHSAAIGPTESFYPNTGMQSDNAWIQSTQMNEAMQLGNATYYTQLPGYSTEVVGSHYEPEGMQMSSYLSGFEPAFQSVSQSTGTGLPPGRNKEGNFQNPMRRQSYPPSGNRYDRPYQ; encoded by the exons ATGGACCTGCCCGATAGcgtgaggggaaaagaggaggcggcgccgggccgCGAGGCTGGCGACCCCGAGGAGGCGGGGAACGAGTTCCAGCTCGTGACGCttggcaagaagaagaagagggccAGCGGCCAGGAGGGTGGGAGTGCTGGCTCCGGCGCCGTCCTCGGTGCCGGGTCGGTGCGGGCGTTGACCAAGGACAAGGGAGCCGCGCCGGGGACGAAGCCGAAGGTGCCTTTCCATGATCCAAGCATTCCCCGGCCGCAGGATGTGTACAAAATCATAGTGGATAACTACAAACCGTTCGAGCATGTCTGGCTAGAGCGCAGCGAGGATGGCTCCCGACCTGTTCACCCGCTG GAAAAACTGCCTGTTGAACAGTTCGTCGACAGAAATGTTCCTGAGTCTGAACCAGTGAAGCCAGCTGATTTAGAGGATACACCATTTACGCTGGTTGAAGATCACAAAGGCTTGATGGAATTAGCTAAAAAGCTGAAGAGTGTAACTGAATTTGCT gTAGATTTGGAGCACAATCAATATAGGTCCTTTCAGGGTTTGACCTGCTTGATGCAGATTTCAACCAGAACAGAAGACTTCATTGTGGACACTCTTAAGCTTCGCATATACATCGGTCTCTACTTGCAAGAACCCTTTAAAGATCCAACCAAGAGAAAG GTAATGCATGGTGCGGATCGTGATATAATGTGGCTCCAACGGGATTTCCACATCTATGTATGCAATCTATTTGACACAGGACAG GCTTCTAGGGTCTTACAGATGGAGAGAAACAGCCTAGAGCACCTATTGCTTCACTTTTGTGGAGTGACAGCAAAGAAGGA ATATCAAAATGCAGACTGGAGGTCGAGGCCACTTCCTGAAGAAATGATCAA GTATGCTAGAGAAGATACACACTATCTGCTGTACATATATGACTTAATGAAACAGAGACTACAAAGGGAGTCGACACCTGAAAATGATCTTCTTCTAGAG GTTCATAAGCGCAGTAATGAAATTTGCTTACAGTTCTATGAAAAGGAGCTGCTGACTGATACATCCTATCTCCATATATATGG GTTGCAGGAACATGAGCTGAATGCAAAACAGCTGGCTGTTGTTGCT GCTCTACATGAGTGGAGAGATCGTATAGCTCGTCAAGAAGATGAGAGCACTGGTTATGTATTGCCAAATAAGGCTTTAATTGAGATAG CAAAGCAGATGCCTACAGATACTGTGCATTTAAAAAGAATAGTAAAATCAAAATATCCATTTGTTGAGAGCAGTCTCGACGAAATTGTATACACCGTCTGGAATGCGCTTGAATATTCTTACGCCTTTGAAGGAATAGCTGAGGAACTAAAGAAGGAACGGTTGGAACAG TTGGCATTGAAAAGTGTTCAGGCCAGTGATGAAACGACTATTCTGGATGCTGTGAGTGATAGGAGTAATACTGATCCAGCCGATCAGTCTTCTGTGGCTCCTTCATCAACTGCAAATGTCAATGTTGCTTCTGGCAGTGGGGCTGGTTTTATGAAGGAAACAGCTTTGATCGGCAGCATCCGCCTAGAGGACAATACTCGGACCATATCATCAACTAAGATTTTCGAGACCTTGTCAGGCCTGACCAGACCAATTAATAAGGATGTCCTGAGCAATAATAGATATCAGCAG GCTGCTCAAGAACTGAAGAGACCCACTTTAGGAGCTTTAGGAAATTCAGCACCTGGAAGACAGACAGAAAATTTTGGAGGGTTTTCAAAGGAGCAG GGTGGGAGCAATGTGGAGAACTTTAGATCTTCTGTGCTTCCTTACCAGCAGTTTTCTGGTGGGGCGAAACATTCAGCTGCTATTGGCCCCACGGAATCATTTTATCCAAATACTGGAATGCAGAGTGATAATGCTTGGATTCAATCAACTCAGATGAATGAAGCGATGCAGCTGGGCAACGCGACTTACTACACACAGCTTCCGGGATATAGCACCGAAGTTGTAGGGAGCCATTATGAACCTGAAGGCATGCAGATGTCCAGCTACCTGTCAGGTTTTGAGCCCGCCTTTCAATCAGTAAGCCAAAGTACAGGAACAGGATTACCTCCTGGTAGAAATAAGGAAGGAAATTTCCAGAATCCGATGAGACGGCAATCTTACCCGCCTTCGGGTAACAGATATGATAGACCATACCAGTAG
- the LOC112877320 gene encoding protein RRP6-like 1 isoform X1 has protein sequence MDLPDSVRGKEEAAPGREAGDPEEAGNEFQLVTLGKKKKRASGQEGGSAGSGAVLGAGSVRALTKDKGAAPGTKPKVPFHDPSIPRPQDVYKIIVDNYKPFEHVWLERSEDGSRPVHPLEKLPVEQFVDRNVPESEPVKPADLEDTPFTLVEDHKGLMELAKKLKSVTEFAVDLEHNQYRSFQGLTCLMQISTRTEDFIVDTLKLRIYIGLYLQEPFKDPTKRKVMHGADRDIMWLQRDFHIYVCNLFDTGQASRVLQMERNSLEHLLLHFCGVTAKKEYQNADWRSRPLPEEMIKYAREDTHYLLYIYDLMKQRLQRESTPENDLLLEVHKRSNEICLQFYEKELLTDTSYLHIYGLQEHELNAKQLAVVAALHEWRDRIARQEDESTGYVLPNKALIEIAKQMPTDTVHLKRIVKSKYPFVESSLDEIVYTVWNALEYSYAFEGIAEELKKERLEQLALKSVQASDETTILDAVSDRSNTDPADQSSVAPSSTANVNVASGSGAGFMKETALIGSIRLEDNTRTISSTKIFETLSGLTRPINKDVLSNNRYQQAQAAQELKRPTLGALGNSAPGRQTENFGGFSKEQFQGGSNVENFRSSVLPYQQFSGGAKHSAAIGPTESFYPNTGMQSDNAWIQSTQMNEAMQLGNATYYTQLPGYSTEVVGSHYEPEGMQMSSYLSGFEPAFQSVSQSTGTGLPPGRNKEGNFQNPMRRQSYPPSGNRYDRPYQ, from the exons ATGGACCTGCCCGATAGcgtgaggggaaaagaggaggcggcgccgggccgCGAGGCTGGCGACCCCGAGGAGGCGGGGAACGAGTTCCAGCTCGTGACGCttggcaagaagaagaagagggccAGCGGCCAGGAGGGTGGGAGTGCTGGCTCCGGCGCCGTCCTCGGTGCCGGGTCGGTGCGGGCGTTGACCAAGGACAAGGGAGCCGCGCCGGGGACGAAGCCGAAGGTGCCTTTCCATGATCCAAGCATTCCCCGGCCGCAGGATGTGTACAAAATCATAGTGGATAACTACAAACCGTTCGAGCATGTCTGGCTAGAGCGCAGCGAGGATGGCTCCCGACCTGTTCACCCGCTG GAAAAACTGCCTGTTGAACAGTTCGTCGACAGAAATGTTCCTGAGTCTGAACCAGTGAAGCCAGCTGATTTAGAGGATACACCATTTACGCTGGTTGAAGATCACAAAGGCTTGATGGAATTAGCTAAAAAGCTGAAGAGTGTAACTGAATTTGCT gTAGATTTGGAGCACAATCAATATAGGTCCTTTCAGGGTTTGACCTGCTTGATGCAGATTTCAACCAGAACAGAAGACTTCATTGTGGACACTCTTAAGCTTCGCATATACATCGGTCTCTACTTGCAAGAACCCTTTAAAGATCCAACCAAGAGAAAG GTAATGCATGGTGCGGATCGTGATATAATGTGGCTCCAACGGGATTTCCACATCTATGTATGCAATCTATTTGACACAGGACAG GCTTCTAGGGTCTTACAGATGGAGAGAAACAGCCTAGAGCACCTATTGCTTCACTTTTGTGGAGTGACAGCAAAGAAGGA ATATCAAAATGCAGACTGGAGGTCGAGGCCACTTCCTGAAGAAATGATCAA GTATGCTAGAGAAGATACACACTATCTGCTGTACATATATGACTTAATGAAACAGAGACTACAAAGGGAGTCGACACCTGAAAATGATCTTCTTCTAGAG GTTCATAAGCGCAGTAATGAAATTTGCTTACAGTTCTATGAAAAGGAGCTGCTGACTGATACATCCTATCTCCATATATATGG GTTGCAGGAACATGAGCTGAATGCAAAACAGCTGGCTGTTGTTGCT GCTCTACATGAGTGGAGAGATCGTATAGCTCGTCAAGAAGATGAGAGCACTGGTTATGTATTGCCAAATAAGGCTTTAATTGAGATAG CAAAGCAGATGCCTACAGATACTGTGCATTTAAAAAGAATAGTAAAATCAAAATATCCATTTGTTGAGAGCAGTCTCGACGAAATTGTATACACCGTCTGGAATGCGCTTGAATATTCTTACGCCTTTGAAGGAATAGCTGAGGAACTAAAGAAGGAACGGTTGGAACAG TTGGCATTGAAAAGTGTTCAGGCCAGTGATGAAACGACTATTCTGGATGCTGTGAGTGATAGGAGTAATACTGATCCAGCCGATCAGTCTTCTGTGGCTCCTTCATCAACTGCAAATGTCAATGTTGCTTCTGGCAGTGGGGCTGGTTTTATGAAGGAAACAGCTTTGATCGGCAGCATCCGCCTAGAGGACAATACTCGGACCATATCATCAACTAAGATTTTCGAGACCTTGTCAGGCCTGACCAGACCAATTAATAAGGATGTCCTGAGCAATAATAGATATCAGCAG GCTCAGGCTGCTCAAGAACTGAAGAGACCCACTTTAGGAGCTTTAGGAAATTCAGCACCTGGAAGACAGACAGAAAATTTTGGAGGGTTTTCAAAGGAGCAG TTTCAGGGTGGGAGCAATGTGGAGAACTTTAGATCTTCTGTGCTTCCTTACCAGCAGTTTTCTGGTGGGGCGAAACATTCAGCTGCTATTGGCCCCACGGAATCATTTTATCCAAATACTGGAATGCAGAGTGATAATGCTTGGATTCAATCAACTCAGATGAATGAAGCGATGCAGCTGGGCAACGCGACTTACTACACACAGCTTCCGGGATATAGCACCGAAGTTGTAGGGAGCCATTATGAACCTGAAGGCATGCAGATGTCCAGCTACCTGTCAGGTTTTGAGCCCGCCTTTCAATCAGTAAGCCAAAGTACAGGAACAGGATTACCTCCTGGTAGAAATAAGGAAGGAAATTTCCAGAATCCGATGAGACGGCAATCTTACCCGCCTTCGGGTAACAGATATGATAGACCATACCAGTAG
- the LOC112877320 gene encoding protein RRP6-like 1 isoform X2 — protein sequence MDLPDSVRGKEEAAPGREAGDPEEAGNEFQLVTLGKKKKRASGQEGGSAGSGAVLGAGSVRALTKDKGAAPGTKPKVPFHDPSIPRPQDVYKIIVDNYKPFEHVWLERSEDGSRPVHPLEKLPVEQFVDRNVPESEPVKPADLEDTPFTLVEDHKGLMELAKKLKSVTEFAVDLEHNQYRSFQGLTCLMQISTRTEDFIVDTLKLRIYIGLYLQEPFKDPTKRKVMHGADRDIMWLQRDFHIYVCNLFDTGQASRVLQMERNSLEHLLLHFCGVTAKKEYQNADWRSRPLPEEMIKYAREDTHYLLYIYDLMKQRLQRESTPENDLLLEVHKRSNEICLQFYEKELLTDTSYLHIYGLQEHELNAKQLAVVAALHEWRDRIARQEDESTGYVLPNKALIEIAKQMPTDTVHLKRIVKSKYPFVESSLDEIVYTVWNALEYSYAFEGIAEELKKERLEQLALKSVQASDETTILDAVSDRSNTDPADQSSVAPSSTANVNVASGSGAGFMKETALIGSIRLEDNTRTISSTKIFETLSGLTRPINKDVLSNNRYQQAAQELKRPTLGALGNSAPGRQTENFGGFSKEQFQGGSNVENFRSSVLPYQQFSGGAKHSAAIGPTESFYPNTGMQSDNAWIQSTQMNEAMQLGNATYYTQLPGYSTEVVGSHYEPEGMQMSSYLSGFEPAFQSVSQSTGTGLPPGRNKEGNFQNPMRRQSYPPSGNRYDRPYQ from the exons ATGGACCTGCCCGATAGcgtgaggggaaaagaggaggcggcgccgggccgCGAGGCTGGCGACCCCGAGGAGGCGGGGAACGAGTTCCAGCTCGTGACGCttggcaagaagaagaagagggccAGCGGCCAGGAGGGTGGGAGTGCTGGCTCCGGCGCCGTCCTCGGTGCCGGGTCGGTGCGGGCGTTGACCAAGGACAAGGGAGCCGCGCCGGGGACGAAGCCGAAGGTGCCTTTCCATGATCCAAGCATTCCCCGGCCGCAGGATGTGTACAAAATCATAGTGGATAACTACAAACCGTTCGAGCATGTCTGGCTAGAGCGCAGCGAGGATGGCTCCCGACCTGTTCACCCGCTG GAAAAACTGCCTGTTGAACAGTTCGTCGACAGAAATGTTCCTGAGTCTGAACCAGTGAAGCCAGCTGATTTAGAGGATACACCATTTACGCTGGTTGAAGATCACAAAGGCTTGATGGAATTAGCTAAAAAGCTGAAGAGTGTAACTGAATTTGCT gTAGATTTGGAGCACAATCAATATAGGTCCTTTCAGGGTTTGACCTGCTTGATGCAGATTTCAACCAGAACAGAAGACTTCATTGTGGACACTCTTAAGCTTCGCATATACATCGGTCTCTACTTGCAAGAACCCTTTAAAGATCCAACCAAGAGAAAG GTAATGCATGGTGCGGATCGTGATATAATGTGGCTCCAACGGGATTTCCACATCTATGTATGCAATCTATTTGACACAGGACAG GCTTCTAGGGTCTTACAGATGGAGAGAAACAGCCTAGAGCACCTATTGCTTCACTTTTGTGGAGTGACAGCAAAGAAGGA ATATCAAAATGCAGACTGGAGGTCGAGGCCACTTCCTGAAGAAATGATCAA GTATGCTAGAGAAGATACACACTATCTGCTGTACATATATGACTTAATGAAACAGAGACTACAAAGGGAGTCGACACCTGAAAATGATCTTCTTCTAGAG GTTCATAAGCGCAGTAATGAAATTTGCTTACAGTTCTATGAAAAGGAGCTGCTGACTGATACATCCTATCTCCATATATATGG GTTGCAGGAACATGAGCTGAATGCAAAACAGCTGGCTGTTGTTGCT GCTCTACATGAGTGGAGAGATCGTATAGCTCGTCAAGAAGATGAGAGCACTGGTTATGTATTGCCAAATAAGGCTTTAATTGAGATAG CAAAGCAGATGCCTACAGATACTGTGCATTTAAAAAGAATAGTAAAATCAAAATATCCATTTGTTGAGAGCAGTCTCGACGAAATTGTATACACCGTCTGGAATGCGCTTGAATATTCTTACGCCTTTGAAGGAATAGCTGAGGAACTAAAGAAGGAACGGTTGGAACAG TTGGCATTGAAAAGTGTTCAGGCCAGTGATGAAACGACTATTCTGGATGCTGTGAGTGATAGGAGTAATACTGATCCAGCCGATCAGTCTTCTGTGGCTCCTTCATCAACTGCAAATGTCAATGTTGCTTCTGGCAGTGGGGCTGGTTTTATGAAGGAAACAGCTTTGATCGGCAGCATCCGCCTAGAGGACAATACTCGGACCATATCATCAACTAAGATTTTCGAGACCTTGTCAGGCCTGACCAGACCAATTAATAAGGATGTCCTGAGCAATAATAGATATCAGCAG GCTGCTCAAGAACTGAAGAGACCCACTTTAGGAGCTTTAGGAAATTCAGCACCTGGAAGACAGACAGAAAATTTTGGAGGGTTTTCAAAGGAGCAG TTTCAGGGTGGGAGCAATGTGGAGAACTTTAGATCTTCTGTGCTTCCTTACCAGCAGTTTTCTGGTGGGGCGAAACATTCAGCTGCTATTGGCCCCACGGAATCATTTTATCCAAATACTGGAATGCAGAGTGATAATGCTTGGATTCAATCAACTCAGATGAATGAAGCGATGCAGCTGGGCAACGCGACTTACTACACACAGCTTCCGGGATATAGCACCGAAGTTGTAGGGAGCCATTATGAACCTGAAGGCATGCAGATGTCCAGCTACCTGTCAGGTTTTGAGCCCGCCTTTCAATCAGTAAGCCAAAGTACAGGAACAGGATTACCTCCTGGTAGAAATAAGGAAGGAAATTTCCAGAATCCGATGAGACGGCAATCTTACCCGCCTTCGGGTAACAGATATGATAGACCATACCAGTAG